A window from Cellvibrio zantedeschiae encodes these proteins:
- a CDS encoding VOC family protein — translation MKPKMIIPMLVCRDAKAELEFCVQAFGATELSRRTAEDGSVVHATLMIHQSLIMVHDESPHLASKAPQADGSSSVVTYLYDENVDEIMNRAVALGARVLMPAEDQFWEDRVGRIIDPAGHVWNIAARIGED, via the coding sequence ATGAAACCCAAAATGATAATTCCCATGTTGGTATGCCGTGATGCAAAAGCAGAACTCGAATTTTGCGTGCAGGCATTCGGCGCGACAGAGCTTTCTCGTCGCACAGCTGAGGATGGAAGTGTTGTGCATGCAACGCTAATGATTCATCAATCGCTGATTATGGTGCACGATGAATCACCTCATTTAGCAAGCAAAGCACCGCAGGCAGATGGCAGCTCCTCGGTAGTAACTTATCTGTATGACGAAAACGTTGACGAAATAATGAACCGTGCCGTTGCTTTAGGCGCTCGTGTACTTATGCCAGCCGAAGATCAATTCTGGGAAGATAGGGTAGGGCGAATCATAGATCCCGCCGGGCATGTATGGAATATTGCAGCGCGGATTGGTGAAGATTGA
- the smrA gene encoding DNA endonuclease SmrA, producing the protein MTDQDDDFFQQQMKGVKPIKVEAKVDLAKATLDKSAAEQRRKAATAELAKDKNFLSGEYIEPVDPLSVIEFKRDGVQTGVYRNLRLGKYQIDARLDLHHMTIDQARNAVFQFISDCMKHDIRCALITHGKGEGRSLPAQLKSCLNHWLPQFDQVLAFHSAQKHHGWVGATYVLLRKSEKKKLETWEMHNKR; encoded by the coding sequence ATGACCGATCAAGACGACGATTTTTTCCAGCAGCAAATGAAAGGCGTAAAGCCAATTAAGGTAGAGGCCAAGGTTGATTTGGCTAAAGCTACGCTAGACAAAAGTGCTGCGGAACAACGCCGCAAAGCGGCTACTGCGGAGCTGGCGAAAGATAAGAACTTTCTTTCTGGCGAATATATCGAGCCGGTTGATCCTTTGTCAGTTATCGAATTTAAACGCGATGGCGTGCAGACCGGCGTGTACCGCAATTTGCGTTTGGGTAAGTACCAAATTGATGCGCGATTGGATTTACACCACATGACAATTGACCAGGCGCGCAATGCAGTTTTTCAATTTATTAGTGATTGTATGAAACACGACATTCGCTGTGCGCTTATTACTCACGGAAAAGGCGAAGGTCGCAGTTTACCCGCTCAATTAAAAAGCTGTTTAAATCACTGGCTCCCGCAATTCGATCAGGTTCTCGCATTTCACTCCGCACAAAAACATCACGGCTGGGTTGGCGCGACTTATGTGCTTTTACGTAAAAGCGAAAAGAAAAAATTAGAAACATGGGAAATGCATAATAAAAGATAG
- a CDS encoding DUF6524 family protein, translating into MRLTSSGIALRFLFSILLVLLSYNPSGYSYFHWVYTNLHSITPYIAIAGLILLIGWAIYIKATINSLGIAGILLASALFGCLIWLFVYWKILDVKNTSAVAWVVEILLALLLAAGMCWSHISLRWSGQVDVDEIEN; encoded by the coding sequence ATGCGACTCACCAGTTCTGGAATTGCTCTGCGTTTTCTGTTTTCTATATTGCTCGTTTTACTCAGTTATAACCCCAGCGGTTATTCGTACTTTCATTGGGTATATACCAACCTCCACTCCATTACACCCTACATCGCAATCGCCGGTTTAATCCTGCTCATCGGCTGGGCGATTTATATCAAAGCCACTATTAATTCGCTAGGCATTGCGGGAATTTTGTTAGCCAGCGCGCTTTTCGGCTGCCTGATTTGGTTATTTGTTTACTGGAAAATTCTCGATGTCAAAAACACTTCAGCCGTCGCCTGGGTAGTTGAAATTTTATTAGCGCTACTCTTGGCCGCAGGCATGTGCTGGTCACACATTAGTTTGCGTTGGTCGGGCCAAGTAGATGTGGATGAGATTGAAAACTAA
- a CDS encoding GNAT family N-acetyltransferase: protein MQEFRKATAADAEAIANLYRELVPAAPINVLPDRIAEIAADENTYLLVGDENGEIVATALVSLCKDVMFTRQPFAIIENVIVSQHHKRKGIGKALMKHIEAFCLAADCSKIMLLSGSDKHDAHDFYTAMGYDSDAKTGFIKKRRHFT, encoded by the coding sequence ATGCAGGAATTTCGTAAAGCCACCGCAGCAGACGCCGAAGCGATTGCAAATTTATACCGGGAACTGGTGCCCGCTGCGCCCATCAATGTATTACCCGATCGCATTGCTGAAATTGCAGCGGATGAAAATACCTATCTGCTTGTAGGCGATGAAAATGGCGAGATTGTAGCAACTGCATTGGTAAGCTTGTGCAAGGATGTTATGTTCACCAGGCAACCGTTTGCGATTATTGAAAATGTTATTGTCAGCCAGCATCACAAACGTAAAGGTATAGGTAAAGCCTTGATGAAACATATTGAAGCTTTCTGTTTAGCGGCTGATTGTTCAAAAATTATGTTACTCAGCGGAAGCGATAAGCACGACGCTCACGATTTTTACACTGCTATGGGTTACGATTCAGACGCAAAAACCGGCTTTATTAAAAAACGAAGACATTTTACTTAA